Part of the Garra rufa chromosome 8, GarRuf1.0, whole genome shotgun sequence genome, AATAAAATAGTTAATGGCAATATCTTCAGAAATAGACTTAAATACCTAATAATTGGCGTACTTGGCtaataacaacatttgctcctttggtttcaaaagattttaaagttttttttaatgatctGTATTTTTATGTGAATAGCACAAAGGACAGTGTGGCCAGATGAGACCATGGGCCCGTTCGGACCACAGGATAAGCGTTTCCAGTTGCCGGGTAATATGGGTTTTGACTGTCAATTGGAAGGTCCAGTAGAACAGAGAACCACACCAATCCACAGCGTGATGCCTGACGTATTCACTGCTCAGTCCAGCAGCGAGAGGCACAACTTCATTCTGGCCCAGTTCATCAATGAACTTCATGTATGATGGTTTAAGACTAATTTTAAATGTCAGAATAGATAAATAAGTAGTAAAATAACTTTATTAATGGTTGTGAAGTAATGAATGTCAAGATCAAAATCACTTAAAAACATAaatttgaaaaacaaaagtaaagaTTGGACAATCATTAATAaagttacttatttattttttctattgtTCTCAtaacacagttgaagtcaaaagtttacacataccttgcagaatcttcaaaatgttaattattttaccaaaataagaggggtcatacaaaatgcatgcttttttgtatttagtactgacctgaagaagatatttcacataaagacatttacatatttaaatttatagtccataaaataaaataatagaaatgaccctgttcaaaagtttacatacacttgatccttaataccgtgttgttatttgaatgatccacagctgttttagtGATAATtcttcataagtcccttgtttgtcctgaacagttaaactgcctgctgtactaaggcagtactaaataaaaaaataacatgcaattttaattgattcctcttgttttggtaaaataatgaacattttgcagattctgcaaggtgtatgtgaacttttgacttaaactgtaaatataagctcataatatttttttattaaaaatgcaaaaaataatgtGATGTAATAGTGTTCTTGTTCCCACACCACCATAAGTAagatatttttatgcattttttactcaccaaggctgcatttatttattcaaaatacaggGAAAACGGTGATGAAGTTAAAATCagttctatatgaatatattttaaaatttattttatgcatgttatggcaaagctgaatttttaacagccattactgtagtcttcagtgtcacatgatccttcagaaatcattctgatatgataATTTGGTACTCAACAAACATTTCCTAATATCATCATAATATATTTGtggaaacagcatttatttgatatttttgcgttcttactgaataaaatattattatagtattcatttcttaaaaaaaaaaaaaaaatcatactaacCCCAAACGTTTCTCAGtttctctttgtttttgtttttttttaggaaagTGATAAAACATCCACGGAACAGAGCATGGATAAAACAGAGAACTTTTTTGATCATTCCAGTGTGGAGTGTGCCATTCAGTCTTGCCCTGAATTGTTAAAAAAAGGTCTGTGTGTCACTGTTTTAGAGTATATGAGTTTATTCGATTGATCATGGACTGCTATAATGCACTGCAACTTTTTAAAAAGGTTATTAGCTGTAGTACTAAGCTCATTTGTAATGTGTCAATGTAAAATGTGACCACAAGAGGGTAGCATTTTCATCTATATTTTAGGCACTGAATGGTGTGGTTGTTCTATAtcccaaaatgtatttttttttttgtattctttttCTATATTGCAGCTATCATGTGATTGATGtttattaatgtgtgtgtttctCATCTAATTCAGATTTTGAGTCCATGTTCCCTGAGGCCCCGTCAACTGGCATGATGGTGGTCACGGTGACTCAGAAAACACAGAATGACATGACGGCCTGGACAGAGAAAGTGGACCAGGAGAGAGAAGAGATGCTCGCTAAAGTGAGTTGGTCTAGATATATATAATCAGTGTAGCTCCTGATTACTGCATCATACTGTAGGCCTTCTCCATGTCTTTGTATTGTCCTTGGGCAAATTTATGTGGCTTTAGTATAATAAAACTCCTTCAGAACGTGTGTGTATGAGAGGCAGAGCTTTGTGACTCAGCAGTACGTGCCTTCAGCGCTCTGTGTTATTTACTGTCTGCTTCACATCACTATGGAGTTCCTGTCTAATTGGCATGGAGCCATGCTGTAGGAATGCTGCAGGCACTGTATTATTCTCATGCTGTTGTTTGTTTGTGAGCCGCTGCATTCAAAGAAAAGATTTATAACGAAGCATGTGCCAAAACAGTGTAAGCAAAACTGAATGAAAGCTCAGTGGTTAAAGCTATTCAATATTCATTACAGATGAATGAATGCTGAGAGTTGATAACTGTGTTGTATGCAGTTTATTGCAGGTGCAAAGGAGATATGCCATGCTCTTCGAACAGAAGGATTCTGGGCTGATTTCATAGACCCATCATCTGGACTTGCAGTAAGTCATATACATTTCAAATGTTTGAATACCCCTGGAATCtacaaaatcttaattattttatgaaattaagagggatcatacaaaaagcatgttatttttttatttagtactggcctgaataagaaatttaacaaaagatgtttacatattagtccacaagagaaaataatagttgaatttataaaaatgaccatgttcaaaagatttttaatactgtgttgttacctgaatgatccacagctgtggttatgtttgtttagttatagttgttatttagtcccacaaattctttgttttttgttttttcagcatttgaaccgtttccaacaatgactctatgattttgagatcatcgtatcacactgagggcaactgagaagactcaatatgcaactattactgaaggttcaaatgctcactgaaacACAacacattaagagccggggtgtgaAAACACCAGTTCAgggtaaattaaatttattttgtcttctgggaaacatgtatgtatcttctgtagcttcaaaGGCAgtgcaaaatgaaaacaaatatgatatttagggaaaataagaaaaatatacacatcttcattctgttcaaaagttttcacccctggctgttaatgcattgtgttttcttctggcgcatcagtgagagtttaaaccttctgtaatagttgaggatcttaatatcatacagtcattgttggaaagggttcaaatgcacaaaaatgttgaaaaaccaaagaatttgtgggacctgaaggatttttctgaagaacagcgggcagtttaactgttcaggacaaataaggaactcatgaacaactatcacaaacaaaaacagctgtggatcattcaggtaacaacactgtaataagaatcaagtgtatatgtaaacttttaaatggggtcatttttataaattcaactattattttctcttgtggactgtatgtaaatgtcttgtatgtgaaatatcttattcaggtcagtactaaataaaaaataacatgcattttgtatgatccctcttgttttcataaaattaacattttgcagattctgcaaggtgtatgtatacttttgacttaaactgtaaaaTCATACCAAAATTTTGACACAATCTAAAAACTTTTTGTAATCTCTCTGTATTTGTGTtgcatctctctttctctcctcagTTCTTCGGTTCATACACAAACAACACGCTCTTTGAAACAGATGAAAGGTATCGCCATTTAGGTTTTCAGATCGAGGACCTGGGCTGTTGCAAAGTGATTCGGCATGTCATGTGGGGGACGCACGTTTTCGTGGGCACGCTTTTCACCACAGCGCCACCCAACAGCCAGATCATGAAGAAGCTACATGGGAACTAAAGTTAATTAGTTAAAGATGCTGAGTCATCATGGGAACACTATTAATATCAAACCAAACCTCACCTTTGAGATGATTAGCACAATCAAAACACCTTTACATCCTATAATGTACTTCATGAAGTTGCCCAATCGCTGCTGCTggaaatgtgtatttatttttgtagatCAAAAAGCACTTTTGGTGTGACTACCGAGAGATGTTCTGTGTCACATGTTTAGCATCTTTTAATCTCTCTCTTCCTGTGTTACCTTTCTTGTACGACAGACCTCAAAGGAACTAAAATGTGACAGCTAAAAAATTTCCAcactataaaatatatatatagtaaaaatattatagCAGTGATTAAGAGCATTCTGTTTAATTTAGTAATTGTTCATAGCTCCACACAATAAGCAATTAAGGAGTGTCACTGGATGTAATGTTGGTTTATTGTTTGTGTGAACAGTTTGGACCTGATGATCTTTACATAAAACCATCCATCAGTCTAAACAGTTGAGCTTTAAAGATGTAAGGCCTTCATGGATTAGCAGTGACAGGCATTTCAAGTGAGTAGATTTGGTAAATTTAACTAGAGTTAGACTAATAATTGGTTGGACTGACACTTAATTGTTATTTAAAGTttgccaaaaaattaaaattctgtaattaattactcaccctcatgtccttccaaatctataagacctttgtttagcttcggagcacaaattaagatctttTTCTAATTTCTTCTGTCTCGTCAGTGTTCGATGCACGTTCATGAGAACACACGTTATTTCTGTACTATAACACAAAACATGATTTAGTGTCAATAAAAAATTGCAGTTATTTACCTGTCTGGATTTTAGCTCTGTCTCTGACCTAAACTGTGGATGTTTTGGCCTTATTAGCCTGTCGCGATCAAAGCTGGCATCTGCTGAGGTCAGTGTCTCAAGGGTGTCGTTAGAATTCATTCAGAAGCACAACAGATGGACTATAATCATTCTTCTTTAAACTCTGACACTACCATTATTGCAGACAGTTCTTCACTCTCCATTAGCACATGCCTGTCA contains:
- the mmadhcb gene encoding metabolism of cobalamin associated Db; amino-acid sequence: MTSVLCSRARLVTYLPGLHVLVHRVVGARAFSGASGSDEPHLNNTTLDAAQRTVWPDETMGPFGPQDKRFQLPGNMGFDCQLEGPVEQRTTPIHSVMPDVFTAQSSSERHNFILAQFINELHESDKTSTEQSMDKTENFFDHSSVECAIQSCPELLKKDFESMFPEAPSTGMMVVTVTQKTQNDMTAWTEKVDQEREEMLAKFIAGAKEICHALRTEGFWADFIDPSSGLAFFGSYTNNTLFETDERYRHLGFQIEDLGCCKVIRHVMWGTHVFVGTLFTTAPPNSQIMKKLHGN